Proteins from a single region of Callithrix jacchus isolate 240 chromosome 12, calJac240_pri, whole genome shotgun sequence:
- the LOC144578627 gene encoding aladin-like isoform X3 produces the protein MKILRFPLKNYCVNLLQEERCGEGKGRVGGAKSATIVADLSETTIQTPDGEERLGGEAHSMLWDPSGERLAVLMKGNPRVQDGKPVILLFCTRNSPVLELLPCGVIQGEPEAQPQLITFHPSFNKGALLSMGWSTGRIAHIPLYFVNAQFPRFSPVLGRAQEPPAGGGGSIRDLPLFTETAPTSAPWDPLLGPLPVLPHSPHSHL, from the coding sequence AACGTTGTGGTGAGGGAAAGGGGCGTGTTGGAGGTGCGAAGTCAGCAACAATTGTGGCAGATCTGTCTGAGACAACAATCCAGACACCAGATGGTGAGGAGAGGCTTGGGGGAGAGGCTCACTCCATGTTATGGGACCCCAGTGGGGAGCGTCTGGCTGTGCTCATGAAAGGAAACCCAAGGGTACAGGATGGTAAACCAGTCATCCTCCTCTTCTGTACTCGAAACAGCCCTGTGTTGGAGCTCCTTCCCTGTGGTGTTATCCAGGGGGAGCCAGAAGCCCAGCCCCAGCTCATTACTTTCCATCCTTCCTTCAACAAAGGGGCCCTGCTCAGTATGGGCTGGTCCACAGGCCGAATTGCCCACATCCCGCTGTACTTCGTCAATGCCCAGTTTCCACGTTTCAGCCCAGTGCTTGGCCGGGCCCAAGAACCCCCTGCTGGGGGTGGAGGCTCTATTCGTGACCTGCCCCTCTTTACTGAGACAGCCCCAACCTCTGCTCCTTGGGACCCTCTCCTAGGGCCACTACCTGTTCTGCCCCACTCCCCACATTCCCACCTCtaa
- the LOC144578627 gene encoding aladin-like isoform X1, whose product MCPLPSSAVTVTNATDKAQRAEWGGEGTCPVGWSWVPRALSWGCPGSGYLPESCHTGQSPQGQGRSEDLIAEFAQVTNWSSCCLRVFAWHPHTNKFAVALLDDSVRVYNASSTIVPSLKHRLQRNVAALAWKPLSASVLAVACQSCILIWTLDPTSLSTRPSFGCAQMLSHPGHTPVTSLAWAPSGGRLLSASPVDAAIRVWDVSTETCVPLPWFLGGGVTNLLWSPDGSKVLATTPSAVFRVWEAQMWTCERWPTLSGRCQTGCWSPDGNRLLFTVLGEPLIYSLSFPERCGEGKGRVGGAKSATIVADLSETTIQTPDGAVQSG is encoded by the coding sequence ATGTGTCCTTTACCTTCCTCTGCAGTCACTGTCACCAATGCCACAGACAAGGCCCAAAGGgcagagtggggtggggaggggacctGTCCAGTTGGGTGGAGCTGGGTACCCAGAGCCCTGAGTTGGGGCTGTCCTGGCTCTGGGTACCTCCCAGAATCATGTCACACAGGACAGAGTCCTCAAGGTCAGGGGAGGAGTGAAGATCTGATTGCTGAATTTGCCCAAGTCACAAATTGGTCCAGCTGCTGCTTGCGTGTCTTTGCATGGCACCCTCACACCAACAAGTTTGCAGTGGCCCTACTAGATGACTCAGTCCGTGTGTATAATGCCAGCAGCACCATAGTCCCCTCCCTGAAGCACCGGCTGCAGCGAAATGTGGCAGCTCTGGCCTGGAAGCCCCTCAGTGCCTCTGTCTTGGCTGTGGCCTGCCAGAGCTGCATTCTCATCTGGACCCTGGACCCTACCTCCTTGTCTACCCGACCCTCTTTTGGCTGTGCCCAAATGCTGTCTCACCCTGGGCACACACCTGTCACCAGCTTGGCCTGGGCCCCCAGTGGGGGGCGGCTGCTCTCAGCTTCACCTGTGGATGCTGCTATCCGGGTTTGGGATGTCTCAACAGAAACCTGTGTCCCCCTTCCCTGGTTTCTAGGAGGTGGGGTGACCAACCTGCTCTGGTCCCCAGATGGCAGTAAAGTCCTAGCTACCACTCCTTCAGCTGTCTTTCGAGTCTGGGAGGCCCAGATGTGGACTTGTGAGAGGTGGCCTACTCTATCAGGGCGCTGTCAGACTGGCTGCTGGAGCCCAGATGGCAACCGATTGCTCTTCACTGTGTTGGGAGAACCACTGATTTATTCCCTGTCTTTTCCAGAACGTTGTGGTGAGGGAAAGGGGCGTGTTGGAGGTGCGAAGTCAGCAACAATTGTGGCAGATCTGTCTGAGACAACAATCCAGACACCAGATG
- the LOC144578627 gene encoding aladin-like isoform X2, with protein sequence MCPLPSSAVTVTNATDKAQRAEWGGEGTCPVGWSWVPRALSWGCPGSGYLPESCHTGQSPQGQGRSEDLIAEFAQVTNWSSCCLRVFAWHPHTNKFAVALLDDSVRVYNASSTIVPSLKHRLQRNVAALAWKPLSASVLAVACQSCILIWTLDPTSLSTRPSFGCAQMLSHPGHTPVTSLAWAPSGGRLLSASPVDAAIRVWDVSTETCVPLPWFLGGGVTNLLWSPDGSKVLATTPSAVFRVWEAQMWTCERWPTLSGRCQTGCWSPDGNRLLFTVLGEPLIYSLSFPERCGEGKGRVGGAKSATIVADLSETTIQTPDV encoded by the exons ATGTGTCCTTTACCTTCCTCTGCAGTCACTGTCACCAATGCCACAGACAAGGCCCAAAGGgcagagtggggtggggaggggacctGTCCAGTTGGGTGGAGCTGGGTACCCAGAGCCCTGAGTTGGGGCTGTCCTGGCTCTGGGTACCTCCCAGAATCATGTCACACAGGACAGAGTCCTCAAGGTCAGGGGAGGAGTGAAGATCTGATTGCTGAATTTGCCCAAGTCACAAATTGGTCCAGCTGCTGCTTGCGTGTCTTTGCATGGCACCCTCACACCAACAAGTTTGCAGTGGCCCTACTAGATGACTCAGTCCGTGTGTATAATGCCAGCAGCACCATAGTCCCCTCCCTGAAGCACCGGCTGCAGCGAAATGTGGCAGCTCTGGCCTGGAAGCCCCTCAGTGCCTCTGTCTTGGCTGTGGCCTGCCAGAGCTGCATTCTCATCTGGACCCTGGACCCTACCTCCTTGTCTACCCGACCCTCTTTTGGCTGTGCCCAAATGCTGTCTCACCCTGGGCACACACCTGTCACCAGCTTGGCCTGGGCCCCCAGTGGGGGGCGGCTGCTCTCAGCTTCACCTGTGGATGCTGCTATCCGGGTTTGGGATGTCTCAACAGAAACCTGTGTCCCCCTTCCCTGGTTTCTAGGAGGTGGGGTGACCAACCTGCTCTGGTCCCCAGATGGCAGTAAAGTCCTAGCTACCACTCCTTCAGCTGTCTTTCGAGTCTGGGAGGCCCAGATGTGGACTTGTGAGAGGTGGCCTACTCTATCAGGGCGCTGTCAGACTGGCTGCTGGAGCCCAGATGGCAACCGATTGCTCTTCACTGTGTTGGGAGAACCACTGATTTATTCCCTGTCTTTTCCAGAACGTTGTGGTGAGGGAAAGGGGCGTGTTGGAGGTGCGAAGTCAGCAACAATTGTGGCAGATCTGTCTGAGACAACAATCCAGACACCAGATG TCTAA